The Rhodothermales bacterium region AGCATTTCAACTGAACCAGCATGTTCGAAAAAACCAGCATTTCCGAAAAACCAGCTTTTTTTGAAAAAGAAGAGCGAACATACGCCCCCCCATCCCTGCTGTCAACTGCGACCCTATCAACCCGGATTCACGTCCGGTGTTTCAGTTGCGACGCCATTTCCCGATACCAGCCGCCGCCGCATCCGATACCAAACCGCCAGACCAACCCCGACGGTCAACGCGAGGATGAACCACCCGTATCCTTTCAGATACACGGACACAACTGCCCAATTCTCTCCCACCAGGTAACCCGCCCAAATGATCACGCCGGTCCACAAAAACGCGCTGATCGTCGCGTACGCCAGCGTCCGCATACGATGCATGTGCGCCATGCCCACCGAAAGGGAGATCACGGATCGGGCCCCGCTCAGAAACCGATTCGCGAGCACCACCCGGTAGCCCCAGCGTTGCAGCCAGGTACGCACCTTTCCGAGGTACCCTTTCGGTAACCAGCGCAGTCGCTGTGGATCGTACACCGCATCGCCGGCCCAGTAGCCCACCGCGTACATGGTCATGAACCCGAGCGCACCTCCCACCGTGGATAACGCCCAGACGGCGTACACATTGAGATGTCCGATGCCCGCCAGATACCCGCCAAAAACCACGACCATGTCTCCCGGGATCGGCGGCACGACATTCTCGCCATAGGCAATGGATAAAATGACGAGGTAAGCCCAGAGAGGCGCAAGCGACTCGATCCATGCGAACACATCCGAAAAAAGCTCTGCCATCGAATCGCTGCTGAGTCCAAAAAATGAGTAACCGGTTCACGAGGGTAGGAGCAGGCATACGGCATACGCCGCGGCGCCGGCCTCGGAACCCACAAAGCCGAGGCGTTCGGTCGTTGTCGCTTTAACGGACACCTCCCGTTGCGAAATGCCGAGATCCTCGGCGATAGAAGCACGCATTGCGTCGATGTACGGACGAAGCCGGGGACGCTGCAACGCTACCGTGGCGTCTACGTTTCCTACGACATAGCCGGACTCGGTCACCAACCGCACGGTTTCCCGAAGCAGGTCGCGGCTGTCCGCGCCCTTCCAGCGTTGGTCCGTGTCCGGAAAATGGAGTCCGATATCGCCCAGCGCCGCCGCACCGAGGAGGGCATCGGTGATGGCGTGCAGCAACACGTCGGCATCCGAGTGGCCGTCCAGCCCGGTCTCGTGCGGGATAGTCACCCCCCCGATGATGAGCGGCCGGCCTTCCAAGAGACGATGCACGTCGTAACCCATCCCAATACGCATAAACACGACCCAGGTGAACTCCTAATGGGAACGAATCGACCACAACCGGCGCGCAAGCTCCCAATCCGCCGGCGTAGTGACTTTGATATTGAGTGGATCGCCATCCACAATACGCACGGGCCGCCCGATGCGCTGCAGTAGCGCCACATCGTCCGTCGCCTCCACGTCATCACGATGCGCGCTCGCGTGGGCCTCCACCAGCCAATCGCGGCGGGCGCCCTGCGGGGTTTGCATCCGATATAACCCCTCGCGCGGCACGGTATCACCAAACACCCCCTGGCCCCCTCGCCGCAACGTGTCCGTCGCTTCGACGGCCAGGGCCGCGGCCCCGGTCTCGCGAATCGCCCCGATGACCCTGTCGATGGCCGATGGCGTCACGAAGGGACGCACGCCGT contains the following coding sequences:
- the ispD gene encoding 2-C-methyl-D-erythritol 4-phosphate cytidylyltransferase — protein: MAEATIAVIVPAAGTGSRIGGERKQFRRLGDHPLFIETLGVFDRHESIDLLILAAASSDHPAIVDALASAAFRTPVVLAPGGGTRQASVRAGLDLVPPGIDFVLVHDGVRPFVTPSAIDRVIGAIRETGAAALAVEATDTLRRGGQGVFGDTVPREGLYRMQTPQGARRDWLVEAHASAHRDDVEATDDVALLQRIGRPVRIVDGDPLNIKVTTPADWELARRLWSIRSH
- the ispF gene encoding 2-C-methyl-D-erythritol 2,4-cyclodiphosphate synthase, with protein sequence MRIGMGYDVHRLLEGRPLIIGGVTIPHETGLDGHSDADVLLHAITDALLGAAALGDIGLHFPDTDQRWKGADSRDLLRETVRLVTESGYVVGNVDATVALQRPRLRPYIDAMRASIAEDLGISQREVSVKATTTERLGFVGSEAGAAAYAVCLLLPS
- a CDS encoding DedA family protein, whose product is MAELFSDVFAWIESLAPLWAYLVILSIAYGENVVPPIPGDMVVVFGGYLAGIGHLNVYAVWALSTVGGALGFMTMYAVGYWAGDAVYDPQRLRWLPKGYLGKVRTWLQRWGYRVVLANRFLSGARSVISLSVGMAHMHRMRTLAYATISAFLWTGVIIWAGYLVGENWAVVSVYLKGYGWFILALTVGVGLAVWYRMRRRLVSGNGVATETPDVNPG